A genomic window from Triticum urartu cultivar G1812 chromosome 7, Tu2.1, whole genome shotgun sequence includes:
- the LOC125519299 gene encoding protein FAR1-RELATED SEQUENCE 3-like: MFQSGVLLRVNLPIERHASNIYTRAMFEQFGDALYKAGAYELDVVVPKKIYILTHVDALAREKWSKVQFKVEVDDDQSFFNCECGIFKHTGMVCCHSLKVMIELKLSKIPDKHILKRWTRDARDILPEHLVRYQKDRGPHGFDTYRHNAMYMKALECFRLGDSNVKCYDVFMAMMKEVYTTLLPLSHDKDGMGLEEREALEQRAKDGTHGDKNADACINIVDRMHCQTVLGLLLQKRWASRGGQPLAETRLRMKIK; this comes from the exons ATGTTTCAGAGTGGGGTTTTGTTGCGAGTAAATCTTCCAATTGAGAGGCATGCTAGCAACATATACACAAGGGCAATGTTTGAGCAATTTGGAGATGCTTTGTACAAGGCAGGGGCCTATGAACTGGATGTTGTTGTCCCGAAAAAGATATACATTCTTACTCACGTTgatgctctggcaagagagaaaTGGAGCAAAGTACAGTTCAAGGTTGAAGTCGATGATGATCAGAGTTTCTTTAATTGCGAATGTGGGATTTTCAAGCACACTGGAATGGTTTGCTGTCATTCGTTGAAG GTTATGATTGAGCTCAAATTGAGCAAGATCCCAGATAAGCACATACTAAAACGCTGGACTAGGGATGCCCGCGATATATTGCCGGAGCACCTTGTTCGATACCAGAAGGACAGAGGGCCGCATGGTTTTGATACTTACAGGCACAACGCCATGTACATGAAGGCGCTTGAATGTTTTAGGCTGGGCGATAGTAATGTCAAGTGCTATGATGTTTTCATGGCCATGATGAAGGAGGTTTACACAACTCTTCTCCCCCTAAGCCATGACAAGGATGGTATGGGACTCGAAGAGCGTGAGGCTTTGGAGCAGAGAGCCAAAGATGGTACCCATGGTGACAAAAATGCTGATGCATGTATTAATATTGTTGACAGGATGCATTGTCAAACTGTTCTTGGATTGCTCCTGCAAAAGAGATGGGCCAGCCGGGGAGGCCAACCACTAGCAGAGACAAGGCTCCGTATGAAGATAAAATGA